From Cecembia calidifontis, one genomic window encodes:
- the dtd gene encoding D-aminoacyl-tRNA deacylase: MIAVIQRVSSSSVTINGSVKGQIGNGLMVLLGIEDVDNQEDIDWLSKKIVNLRIFPDENGVMNRSVLDVVGDILLISQFTLHASTKKGNRPSYIKAAKPDFAIPMYEKFIHALENELGRPIQTGEFGADMKVALVNDGPVTIIIDSKNRV, encoded by the coding sequence ATGATCGCAGTGATTCAAAGGGTGTCCTCCTCTTCAGTGACCATCAATGGGTCAGTAAAAGGGCAAATCGGAAATGGACTAATGGTCTTGCTGGGTATTGAAGATGTTGACAATCAAGAGGATATTGATTGGCTCAGTAAAAAGATCGTGAACTTAAGGATTTTTCCGGATGAAAATGGGGTGATGAACAGAAGTGTCCTCGACGTGGTCGGGGATATCCTCTTGATTTCTCAGTTTACTTTACATGCCAGCACCAAGAAAGGGAACAGGCCATCCTATATCAAAGCCGCCAAACCTGATTTTGCCATACCCATGTATGAAAAATTTATCCATGCATTGGAAAATGAACTGGGGAGACCCATTCAGACCGGTGAATTTGGTGCAGATATGAAAGTCGCCTTGGTGAATGACGGGCCAGTGACTATTATTATTGATAGTAAGAATAGGGTGTAG